A single genomic interval of Fusobacterium varium harbors:
- the fabG gene encoding 3-oxoacyl-[acyl-carrier-protein] reductase, with the protein MDRLKGKIALVTGSARGIGRAVVEKFAAEGAEMVISCDMGEAEYTQPNVRHEILNVTDRPAIKEFIAKIVAEYGRIDILINNAGITKDALLQRMTEEQWDAVIDVNLKGVFNMTQAVAPVMSKNKKGSIVTLSSVVGIYGNLAQTNYSATKGGVISMTKTWSKELARRGAIRANCVAPGFIESPMTAVLSESVVAGMMERTPLKRFGTAEDVANAILFLASDEASYITGQVLEVGGGLVI; encoded by the coding sequence GTGGATAGATTAAAAGGAAAAATAGCATTAGTTACAGGAAGTGCAAGAGGAATAGGAAGAGCCGTTGTTGAAAAATTTGCTGCTGAAGGAGCAGAAATGGTAATCTCTTGTGATATGGGTGAAGCTGAATACACTCAACCAAATGTAAGACATGAAATTTTAAATGTAACAGATAGACCAGCTATAAAAGAATTTATAGCTAAAATAGTAGCAGAGTATGGAAGAATAGATATTCTTATTAACAATGCTGGAATTACAAAAGATGCTCTATTACAAAGAATGACTGAAGAACAATGGGATGCAGTTATAGATGTAAACCTAAAAGGAGTATTTAACATGACTCAAGCTGTTGCTCCAGTTATGTCAAAAAATAAAAAAGGATCAATAGTAACTCTTTCATCAGTAGTAGGAATCTATGGAAACCTTGCTCAAACAAACTACTCAGCAACAAAAGGTGGAGTAATTTCTATGACTAAAACTTGGTCAAAAGAACTTGCTAGAAGAGGAGCTATCAGAGCTAACTGTGTAGCACCTGGATTTATTGAAAGTCCAATGACAGCTGTACTTTCTGAAAGTGTAGTTGCTGGAATGATGGAAAGAACACCTCTAAAAAGATTTGGAACTGCTGAAGATGTAGCAAATGCAATACTATTCTTAGCTAGTGATGAAGCATCTTACATCACAGGACAAGTTCTTGAAGTTGGTGGAGGATTAGTAATCTAG
- a CDS encoding toxin-antitoxin system YwqK family antitoxin, whose amino-acid sequence MKILILLFSIFIMGCSNGTIKKTYYNNGKIESKIQYKDGKKSGKIVNYFQNGKLAVKGTFTDDKRDKKWTFYNEKTGKIDSIENYVLGVLQGEQFYYHENGKLKVKGYYENGIRSGFWEKYDDKGNLEVQNIFIDGENLIGVAVYQKNSVLLCRGSVVDQLRQGKWEYFDSKGRLLYTVNYENGIRNGEWEAFERDGSLLMSGKYRDGKIIGIDFE is encoded by the coding sequence ATGAAAATTCTTATATTACTTTTCTCTATTTTTATCATGGGATGTAGTAATGGCACTATAAAAAAGACATATTATAATAATGGAAAAATAGAATCTAAAATTCAATATAAAGATGGAAAAAAATCTGGTAAAATAGTAAACTATTTCCAAAATGGTAAACTAGCTGTTAAAGGTACATTTACTGATGATAAAAGAGATAAAAAATGGACTTTTTACAATGAGAAAACAGGAAAAATTGATAGTATTGAGAACTATGTATTAGGAGTTTTACAGGGAGAGCAATTTTATTATCATGAAAATGGTAAGTTAAAAGTAAAAGGATATTATGAAAATGGAATTAGAAGTGGTTTCTGGGAAAAATATGATGATAAAGGTAACCTAGAAGTACAAAATATCTTTATTGATGGAGAAAATCTTATAGGTGTAGCCGTCTATCAAAAAAATTCTGTGCTTCTATGCAGGGGTAGTGTAGTTGATCAACTTCGCCAAGGTAAATGGGAGTATTTCGATAGTAAAGGTAGATTGCTTTATACTGTAAACTATGAGAATGGGATTAGAAATGGAGAATGGGAAGCTTTTGAAAGAGATGGCTCCCTTTTAATGAGTGGAAAATATAGAGATGGAAAAATTATAGGAATTGATTTTGAATGA
- a CDS encoding TonB-dependent receptor, with amino-acid sequence MKRTLLLAFIISAATYAENIAEVTLGKTYVESINGFEENLQNTPKNVQVITQNEIEEKNYKDVYEILENSPLITIKNDAIGQSIEMRGSGLNSKGTVQVMVDGMSLNPIDINHGVLPLNSIPVSNIEKIEILPGGNGVLFGDGANGGVINIVTKDSIDKNESYIGARYGSNSEKIFKAGTATKVNDRLSFLVNYQAENSKTNRDDEANKNYNIDATGVIKIDDKSNLSIRYAHYEKEAKTADLLTRDEWKADNNQSGVDKTGNQLPENGTINLAGRDMKISGKLDNSYDILSKSKIKRDDISASYKRTITNNLDFNLTTSWQKTTNDINQREMTAIYSDSLDGYATYYADYIGTFTEKKFKINPSLKYNYGNNSYLILGYDYKLQKSQRDFDNFLDMYKVYNLDSEKESHGAYVFNKTTVGQFEFMQGLRREWTSFDTTKNTHYYHKVMPSNVNFGTSIVNGYIDGGLKQSKVKKSMINDSYEAAVNYIYSDTGNIYVRAEQSFRTPAPTEFQNKSTGTGYTINDLDAETNQTFEIGMKDYILGSAIQLNAFIGRTKGEIYYDEISHGNEWAYYNLDETQRKGIELNLSQDSGKIFFFEGISYVDAEITENDQDSSIEGNQVPYTSKLNANIGAGVRWTDKLNSILTFNYKDGYYLDRANKYKARSYITLDLTANYSMDNGLKIYGGINNLLNRQNFDQEALENGIQVYDPASERSFYVGFEYKF; translated from the coding sequence GTAAAACATATGTAGAATCTATCAATGGATTTGAGGAAAATTTACAGAATACCCCTAAAAATGTTCAAGTTATAACTCAAAATGAGATAGAAGAAAAAAACTATAAGGATGTGTATGAAATTTTAGAAAATTCACCTCTTATTACAATTAAAAATGATGCAATAGGACAATCTATTGAAATGAGAGGAAGTGGGCTTAATTCAAAGGGAACTGTTCAAGTTATGGTAGATGGAATGAGTTTAAATCCCATTGATATTAATCATGGAGTATTACCTTTAAATAGCATACCTGTTTCAAATATTGAAAAAATAGAGATTCTTCCAGGGGGAAATGGAGTACTTTTTGGAGATGGAGCTAATGGAGGAGTTATCAATATTGTAACAAAGGATTCAATTGATAAAAATGAATCATATATTGGTGCAAGATATGGAAGTAATAGTGAAAAAATATTTAAAGCAGGAACTGCTACAAAAGTAAATGATAGACTTTCATTTCTTGTAAATTATCAAGCTGAAAATAGCAAAACAAATAGAGATGATGAAGCAAATAAAAATTATAATATTGATGCAACAGGAGTAATAAAGATAGATGATAAGTCAAATTTGTCAATAAGATATGCACATTATGAAAAAGAAGCTAAAACAGCTGATCTATTAACAAGAGATGAATGGAAAGCAGACAATAATCAATCTGGTGTAGATAAAACAGGAAATCAGCTTCCTGAAAATGGAACAATTAATCTTGCTGGAAGAGATATGAAAATTAGTGGCAAATTAGATAACTCTTATGATATTTTATCAAAAAGTAAAATAAAAAGAGATGATATATCTGCAAGTTATAAAAGAACAATTACAAATAATTTAGACTTTAATCTTACAACAAGTTGGCAGAAGACAACAAATGATATTAATCAAAGAGAAATGACAGCAATATATTCTGATAGTTTAGATGGATATGCAACATATTATGCTGATTATATTGGAACTTTTACAGAGAAAAAATTTAAAATTAATCCATCTTTAAAATACAATTATGGAAATAACAGTTATTTAATTTTAGGATACGATTATAAACTTCAAAAATCTCAAAGAGATTTTGATAATTTCTTAGATATGTATAAAGTATATAATCTTGATAGTGAAAAAGAGAGTCATGGAGCATATGTTTTTAATAAAACAACAGTTGGTCAATTTGAATTTATGCAGGGGTTAAGAAGAGAGTGGACAAGTTTTGATACAACAAAAAATACTCATTATTATCATAAAGTTATGCCTAGTAATGTAAACTTTGGAACTTCTATTGTTAATGGTTATATTGATGGTGGATTAAAACAAAGTAAAGTTAAGAAATCAATGATAAATGATAGCTATGAAGCTGCAGTAAACTATATTTATTCTGATACAGGAAATATTTATGTAAGAGCTGAACAAAGCTTTAGAACTCCTGCTCCTACTGAATTTCAAAATAAATCTACAGGAACAGGATACACTATAAATGATCTGGATGCTGAAACAAATCAAACTTTTGAAATTGGTATGAAAGATTATATTTTGGGTTCTGCAATTCAGTTAAATGCTTTTATTGGAAGAACAAAGGGAGAAATTTATTATGATGAAATTTCTCATGGAAATGAGTGGGCTTACTATAATCTTGATGAAACACAAAGAAAAGGAATTGAACTTAATTTAAGTCAAGATTCTGGAAAAATTTTCTTCTTTGAAGGAATTTCATATGTTGATGCAGAAATTACAGAAAATGATCAAGATAGTTCTATTGAGGGAAATCAAGTTCCTTATACTTCAAAATTAAATGCTAATATAGGGGCTGGAGTGAGATGGACAGATAAACTAAATTCTATCTTAACATTTAACTACAAAGATGGTTATTATCTTGACAGAGCAAATAAATATAAAGCAAGAAGTTATATCACTCTTGATTTAACAGCAAATTATTCTATGGATAATGGATTAAAAATTTATGGGGGAATAAATAATCTTCTTAACAGACAAAACTTTGATCAAGAAGCTTTAGAAAATGGTATTCAAGTATATGATCCTGCTTCTGAAAGATCTTTCTATGTAGGATTTGAATATAAGTTTTAA